Sequence from the Brevundimonas diminuta genome:
GCAGGCGAAGCACGACGCCATCGCCGCCGGCCTGGCCCAGCGCGGCTATACGATCGCGCCGGTGACCCTCGACAACAACGACTGGATGTTCGCCGACGTCTATCGCAAGGCCGAGCAGATCGGCGATCAGGCGCTGATGCAGCGCATCGGTCAGGCCTATGTAGCGCATATGGCGACGGTGCTGGACTTCTTCGAACCCTACAGCGCCGAGGTGGCGGGCGGGCGTGAACCGGCGCAGGTGCTGTTGCTGCACGCCAACACCCTGAACCAGGCCTGGTATCCGCAGATCCACGCCCTTTATCTGGCGCGCGGCTATCGCTTCGTGCCGCTGCAAGAGGCGCTGGCCGATCCGATCTATCAGCACCCTGACACCTATGTCCGCGCCAACGGAATCTCGTGGCTGCATCGCTGGATGCAGACCGACGGCCGGCCCATCCGCTGGGAGCCGGAACCGCCCGCCTGGATCGTTGCGGCCAACAAGGCGCCGGCGTCGGAACTTCAGGCCATCGCATCGGCCCGTTGAAGGGTGACGAACGCGCGCGAGAACGCTAAGGCACAGCGCAAATGACCGATCTCGCCACACTCGAACTCGACCTGATCAACGCCATTGGCGGCGCGGAAACCGTCGCCGCCCTGGAAGAGGTGCGCGTCGCCGCCCTGGGCAAGTCCGGCTCCGTCTCCGGCCTGCTGAAGGGCATGGGCGCCATGAGCCCCGACGAACGCCGTGAACAGGGGCCGATGATCAACGGCCTGCGCGACCGCGTCGCCGCCGCCATCGCCGCGAAGAAGACCGCGCTGGAAGCCGCCGAGCTGGACGCGCGTCTGCTGTCGGAACGCATCGACCTGACCCTGCCGGCGCGGCCGCGCAGGAAGGGCGGGGTCCACCCGACCATGCAGGTGATGGACGAGATGATCGCCCTGTTCGCCGAGATGGGCTTCGCCGTGGCCGAAGGTCCGGACATCGAGGACGACTTCCACAACTTCACCGCCCTGAACTTCCCGCCCAAACACCCGGCGCGGGAAATGCACGACACCTTCTTCCTGAAGCCGGACCCCGAGACGGGCGAGCGCAAGGTGCTGCGCACCCACACGTCCCCGGTGCAGGTCCGCACCATGATGTCCCAGAAGCCGCCGATCCGCATCGTCGCCCCGGGCCGCACCTTCCGCAAGGATTCCGACGCCACCCACACGCCGATGTTCCACCAGATCGAGGGTCTGGTGATCGACCGCGACATTCACATGGGCCACCTGAAGACCACGCTTCAGACCTTCATCGCCCGCTTCTTCGAACTGGACGCGGTCCAGGCGCGCTTCCGTCCGCACCACTTCCCCTTCACCGAACCCTCGGCCGAGATGGACATCCGCTGCGATCGTTCGGGCGGGAAACTGGTGTTCAACACCGGCGACGACTGGCTGGAGATTCTGGGCTGCGGGATGGTGCATCCCAATGTGCTCAGGAACTGCGGCATCGACCCCGATGAATATCAGGGCTTCGCCTTCGGCATGGGGGTCGATCGCCTGGCCATGCTGAAATACGGCGTGCCCGACCTGCGCCCCATGTTCGACGCCGACACCCGCTGGCTGTCCCACTACGGCTTCTCGGCCTTCGCCGCCCCCAACCCGGCCTCGGGCCTGAGCTGAACGAGTTTCAAGATGACCGATCAAACTGAAACGCCGATGTCGGCCGAAGAAAAATTCGGCCGCGAACTTGTGGCCCGTACGACCTTCGAAAAGGAAGCCGTTTGGCTGCCGTCGTTGGCTGTTCACCACGTGAACGCTGGCAAGATGTTCATCGAGGACAAGACCTTCACGAACTGTCTGATCGAGGGGCCGGCTGTCATGGCGGTCATGAACGGCACGACGTTCGACAGCTGCAACATGGGCGTGGCGTCCAATCCGCGTACGCTGCTGCTTCAGCCCATGGGCGACATGATCGCAGGTGTCGTGGGCATGTCCAACTGCCGCTTTGTCCGTTGCCGCTTCGTTCAGGTGGGCTTCACAGGCGCCCCGGATCTGCTTGAGCAGATCGAGGCTGACCTTCTCAGCGCACGGGAGAACCAAGCATGAGCCGGCTGCCGATCAACCGTCCTATGAACGTCGCCAAGTCTCTGACACAGGTGGATTTCGTTGATGTCGATATCAACCTGTACGACCTGTACACCGCGCACCAGCAGCAGGGCGCCATCGTTGGGCGAACCTTCACCGGATGCCGGCTGCAGGGCCCCGCAATCGTCCTGATCGGTCCGGGCACGACCTTCGACGAGACCAACTTCGGCGACTCGCGGGGCGGAATGAAGAACCTGCTGCTTCAGCCCATGGGCGACAAGGCGCTGGGGACTGTCCCAATGCACAACTGCACCTTCGTGGGGTGTGAGTTCTATAACGTCGGGTACACTGGCTCGGCGGCGGTTTTGGAGCAACTGGCGGCTGTTCCGACGGTGGCGGGACCGGCGGCATGAAGTTCACCCTGTCCTGGCTGAAGGACCACCTCGAGACCGAGGCGGATGTTCAGCAGATCGCCGAGGCCATGACCATGGCCGGGCTGGAGGTCGAGGAAGTGCTCGACCCCGCCGCCAAACTGGCGCCGTTCACCGTGGCCAAGATCGTCTCGGCCGAACGTCACCCGAACGCCGACCGGTTGCAGGTCTGCCAGGTCGAGACGGTCGACGGGATGAAGGAGATCGTCTGCGGCGCGCCGAACGCGCGGGCGGGCCTGACCACCATCTACGCCCCCATCGGCGCCTATGTGCCGGGCCTGGGCGTGACCCTGGTCGAGAAGCCGGTGCGCGGCGTGGTGTCGAACGGCATGCTGTGCTCGGCCTCCGAGCTTGAACTGTCGGACGAGAGCGACGGCATTCAGGAACTGCCGCCAGAGATCCCTGTCGGCACGCCGGTGACCGGCCTGTTCGGCGCCGAGCCGGTCATCGATTTCGAGGTCACGCCGAACCGGCCCGACTGGCTGGGCGTCGCCGGCATCGCCCGCGATCTGGCCGCCGCCAGCGTCGGCAAGCTGAAGCATTTCGACATCGCCGTGGTGCGCGGCGCCTTCCCCTCGCCGATCAGCGTCCGGCTGGAGGCGCCTGAGATGTGCCCGGTCTTCGCCGGTCGCGTCATTCGCGGCGTCAAGAACGGCCCGTCGCCGGCCTGGCTCCAGAAGCGACTGACCGCCATCGGCCTGCGCTCGATCAACCGTCTGGTCGATGTGACCAATCTGATCGCCTACGACCGCGCTCGCCCGCTGCACGTCTATGACGTCGCCAAGCTGTCGGGAACGGAGATCGTGGTGCGGGCAGGGCATGTTTCGGCCGCGACCGGCGAGCACGAGCATCTGATCGCCTTGGACGACAAGACCTACGCCGCATCCGC
This genomic interval carries:
- the pheS gene encoding phenylalanine--tRNA ligase subunit alpha, with the translated sequence MTDLATLELDLINAIGGAETVAALEEVRVAALGKSGSVSGLLKGMGAMSPDERREQGPMINGLRDRVAAAIAAKKTALEAAELDARLLSERIDLTLPARPRRKGGVHPTMQVMDEMIALFAEMGFAVAEGPDIEDDFHNFTALNFPPKHPAREMHDTFFLKPDPETGERKVLRTHTSPVQVRTMMSQKPPIRIVAPGRTFRKDSDATHTPMFHQIEGLVIDRDIHMGHLKTTLQTFIARFFELDAVQARFRPHHFPFTEPSAEMDIRCDRSGGKLVFNTGDDWLEILGCGMVHPNVLRNCGIDPDEYQGFAFGMGVDRLAMLKYGVPDLRPMFDADTRWLSHYGFSAFAAPNPASGLS
- a CDS encoding polysaccharide deacetylase family protein; protein product: MMRTLICGLAAAFALITPAAAQDRRIAVTFDDLPFQTDAATLCDPARLMTITQDFVAMLKPLDTHGTAFVNAGKVCEAERATILPRVLDVWLDAGLDLGNHTNTHLNIHSTTVEAYLADVDAGAPILRDVLAARGQSLRWFRHPYLFTGETQAKHDAIAAGLAQRGYTIAPVTLDNNDWMFADVYRKAEQIGDQALMQRIGQAYVAHMATVLDFFEPYSAEVAGGREPAQVLLLHANTLNQAWYPQIHALYLARGYRFVPLQEALADPIYQHPDTYVRANGISWLHRWMQTDGRPIRWEPEPPAWIVAANKAPASELQAIASAR